attttaGAGTGAGGCAGAAATATAGCATTTTGCAAAAGAAAACATGATgtatgtctctctgaaatgaaaccattaagtgatagattttaaacaaatcaCTGTCTgtgagagatgtaatgtttgtctctgttgtgttgaagcccaatcaagcaggagagaccagcctcccctgttcccagctgtgtgtccatgaagagtgacaAGTCTATGAGTCATCTTATAGAGtttagagagggagacttttctactgaacaaaggtaagaagaactcatgggtcatggtcagtgagttaaacaacactgtctctagtcaTTTCTCTCCCATTTTCACATTTCTTTTGATTGTTTTCATAATCTATTGGCTATTCCTTATGTCAATTTTAATAGACCTAAAACACAACattccctccctgtgtgtgtgtgtgtgtgtgtgtgtgtgtgtgtgtgtgtgtgtgtgtgtgtgtgtgtgtgtgtgtgtgtgtgtgtgtgtgtgtgtgtgtgtgtatgtgtatgtgtatgtgtgtgtgtgtgtgtgtgtgtgtgtgtgtgtgtgtgtgtgtgtgtgtgtgtgtgtgtgtgtgtgtgtgtgtgtgtgtgtgtgtgtgtgtttgtgtgtgtgtgtgtgtgtgtgtgtgtgtgtgtgtgtgtgtgtgtgtgtgtgtgtgtgtgtgtgtgtgtgtgtgtgtgtgtgtgtgtgtgtgtgtgtgtgtgtgtactccctgGATGAGGAGACGTAATCTCATGTTTTGTCCACAGAAACcaacaggagagatcagagtcagagattctcagtggtcagtcttcccagagtcatcaaacagacctggactccatattcagtgtatgtggtcctgttatgtacatttgtttttgtttacctcaAATAAAGTTAATCTGTCAATCATTCATTAATGTGTTACTGAGAAAGCATTTTGTCTCTTGCTTAACTTATTTACTTGTTTTATTTCAGTTGCTTGAAGAGAAAATTATGACATTTGTGAAGAACGAGCTGAAGATGTTCAAGAGGATTCTTAGTCCAGAACTCCCAGAAGGCTTTGAGAGTCAGAAGCAGGATAAGGAAGTGGTGGATGCTGAAGAtgagaagcaggagagcagtgccagagaggaggctctgaagatcacactgcacgtcctgaggaaaatgaaccagaaggagcttgctgacacactggagaaatgtaagatctgtctgcctcatgttgaatgatgttttataacatTTAAAAGCTGTAGCTAAAGTACAGCTAAAGTAGCTGTGTAACTCAATGATATTGCAGCAGCCTTAACACAACACCTAGTGACCTCATCAAGTAGTAGCAGTGATGTGTTGTGGGGAttaatttagagagagagagacaacattaataataccatcaataataccaataataatataatcagtcacaccagtctgtaatgcattatgaaaacATTTACACATTTATACAGTCAGTTAAGAGAGTAAATTATTATAATTAAAATCTTTATAACAGTCCTACAATACTCCTCTGTGTTATTTCTTCATTCAGATGAGCTTGCTGTGATTTGCCAACGTGAACTCAAATCTAATCTAAAGAAGAAGTTTCAATGTGTATTTGAGGGGATCGCTAAACAaggaaacccaacacttctcaataagatctacacagagctctacatcacagagggtggaacaggagaggtcaataatgaacatgagctgagacagattgagacaacaaccaggaaacaagcaagaccagagactgcaatcaaatgtaacgacatcttcaaacccttaactggacaagacaaacgtctcagaactgtgctgacaaagggagtcgctggcattggaaaaacagtctctgtgcagaagttcatTCTGGACTGGGCTGAAGGAAAAGCAAATCAGGATGTCCAATTTGTATTTTCATTCCCTTTCCGGGAGCTGAATTTGATGAAAGGGGAAAAAACTTTCATTCAACTTCTCAATCACTTCTCAATGGAAACCAAAGAATCAAGAATCTCCATCAACAACAAGTACAaagttctgttcatctttgatggtctggatgagtgccgactgcccctagacttccagaagaacaagatCTGTTGTGACGTCACAGAGTCAACCTCAGTGGATGTTCTGCTGACAAATCTCATCAAAGGTAATCTGCTTCCGTCTGCTCTCCTCTGGATAACCACCCGACCTGCAGCAGCCAATAAGATCCCTTCAGGGTgtgttgaccaggtgacagaggtacgagggttcaatgactcacagaaggaggagtacttcaggaagagattcagtgatgaggacctggccagcagaatcatctcacacataaagacatcaaggagcctccacatcatgtgccacattccagtcttctgttggatttCTGCAACAGTCCTTCATCACATGCTGAAACATAAGAGAGAAGAGATGCCCAAAACTCTGACTGAGATGTACACACACCTTGTGGAGCTTTATACCAAACAGAAGAATGAAAAGTATCTTGGGAAAGAAGAGACAGGTCCACACTGGAATAAAGGGAGCTTTCTGTCACTGGGAAAACTGGCTTTTCAACAGCTTGTGAAGGGCAATCTGATTTTCTATGAAGAAGACCTGAAAGAGTCTGGCATTGATGTTAATGAAGCCTCAGTGTACTCAGGATTGTGCACACAGCTCTTTAAAGAGGAATGTGTGCTGTACCAGGACAAGGTGTACTGCTttgttcatctgagcattcaggagtttctGGCTGCTGTATATGTGTTCCTCTCTTTCATCAACAACAATGAGAATCTAATGGCCGAACCGCAGTCAACGTCCAGGAAACTTTCTTTGCTGTTCAGAGACAAGCCAAAAGTTACTGTCTACAAGAGTGCAGTAGATAAAGCCTTACAAAGTGAGACGGGAAACCTGGACCTTTTCCTCCGCTTCCTTCTGGGCCTctcactggagtccaatcagaagCACTTACAAGGTCTACTGACAAAGACAAGAATCAGCTCAAAGACCCATGATAAAACAGTCAAATACATCAAGGAGAAGATCAGGGAGAATCCCTCTCCAGAGAGGAGCAtcaatctgttccactgtctCAATGAACTGAATGACCATTCTCTAGTGGAGGAGATCCAAAGCTACCTGAGATCAGGAAGTCTC
The sequence above is a segment of the Salvelinus alpinus chromosome 1, SLU_Salpinus.1, whole genome shotgun sequence genome. Coding sequences within it:
- the LOC139539899 gene encoding NLR family CARD domain-containing protein 3-like; this encodes MCYELAVICQRELKSNLKKKFQCVFEGIAKQGNPTLLNKIYTELYITEGGTGEVNNEHELRQIETTTRKQARPETAIKCNDIFKPLTGQDKRLRTVLTKGVAGIGKTVSVQKFILDWAEGKANQDVQFVFSFPFRELNLMKGEKTFIQLLNHFSMETKESRISINNKYKVLFIFDGLDECRLPLDFQKNKICCDVTESTSVDVLLTNLIKGNLLPSALLWITTRPAAANKIPSGCVDQVTEVRGFNDSQKEEYFRKRFSDEDLASRIISHIKTSRSLHIMCHIPVFCWISATVLHHMLKHKREEMPKTLTEMYTHLVELYTKQKNEKYLGKEETGPHWNKGSFLSLGKLAFQQLVKGNLIFYEEDLKESGIDVNEASVYSGLCTQLFKEECVLYQDKVYCFVHLSIQEFLAAVYVFLSFINNNENLMAEPQSTSRKLSLLFRDKPKVTVYKSAVDKALQSETGNLDLFLRFLLGLSLESNQKHLQGLLTKTRISSKTHDKTVKYIKEKIRENPSPERSINLFHCLNELNDHSLVEEIQSYLRSGSLSRAKLSPAQWSALVFVLLTSEKELDVFDLKKYSRSEEGLLRLLPVVKASRAVLLSGCGVTEEGCAFLVSALKSNPSHLRELDLSNNDLQDSGVKLLSAGLGNPHCKLETLRLSGCLVTEEGCASLVSALRSNPSHLRELDLSYNHPGDSGVRLLSAGLEDPHCRLEKLNVEHGGENTMKPGLRKYVCDLTLDPNTVNRYLSLSEENRKVTCRREEQPYPDHPERFEDCRQVLCSEGLTGRCYWEVEWSGIMGADIGVTYKGINRIGGVKDCKIGCNNKSWSLSCYDDRYIAWHNNNLTTIDVLPSNSHRVGVYLDWPAGTLSFYRASSDTLTHLITFTSTFIEPLYPGFWVCYVDSSVSLK